Proteins encoded within one genomic window of Thunnus maccoyii chromosome 22, fThuMac1.1, whole genome shotgun sequence:
- the LOC121888955 gene encoding uncharacterized protein LOC121888955 isoform X1, with product MPSVTTVCINKNKINNLPVFVEEIRRKFPSIKILSMMNNEAAPSYFNGGSLTQYKDYRLPLLHYIFERQYVISQLPGLEILDDTEVLEKERVQARKTYRLQQSTHGSRKRKEDSSKKHTHMQKKSSTVIRQ from the exons ATGCCCAGCGTCACCACAGTATGCATCAACAAGAACAAGATCAACAATCTGCCTGTCTTTGTGGAAGAAATCCGACGAAAGTTCCCCAGCATAAA GATCCTCAGTATGATGAACAATGAGGCAGCACCAAGCTATTTCAATGGAGGAAGTCTGACTCAGTACAAAGACTACAG GCTACCTCTACTGCACTACATTTTTGAAAG ACAGTATGTCATCAGTCAGCTCCCGGGGCTGGAGATTCTGGATGACACTGAGGTCCTGGAGAAGGAGAGAGTCCAAGCTAGAAAAACCTACAGGCTGCAGCAGAGTACTCATGGcagcagaaagaggaaggaggattcatccaagaaacacacacacatgcagaaaaagTCAAGTACTGTCATAAGGCAATAG
- the LOC121888955 gene encoding leucine-rich repeat-containing protein 72 isoform X2, whose translation MDHHTSGQHSQPSHASSFQWLSFAYQGLTEIPYETILTQTDTLEVLDLSYNVLYWNPALLGQLERLSTLILDCNNYTSHVKFPYMPSVTTVCINKNKINNLPVFVEEIRRKFPSIKILSMMNNEAAPSYFNGGSLTQYKDYRQYVISQLPGLEILDDTEVLEKERVQARKTYRLQQSTHGSRKRKEDSSKKHTHMQKKSSTVIRQ comes from the exons ATGGATCATCATACCTCTGGCCAGCACAGTCAGCCCAGCCACGCCTCAAGCTTTCAGTGGCTTTCGTTTGCCTACCAGGGCCTGACAGAAATCCCCTATGAAACCATTCTAACACAGACAGATACCCTGGAGGTGCTGGACCTGAGTTACAATGT TCTTTATTGGAACCCGGCTCTGCTGGGTCAGCTGGAGAGGCTCAGCACTCTGATCCTGGACTGCAACAACTACACGTCTCACGTCAAGTTCCCCTACATGCCCAGCGTCACCACAGTATGCATCAACAAGAACAAGATCAACAATCTGCCTGTCTTTGTGGAAGAAATCCGACGAAAGTTCCCCAGCATAAA GATCCTCAGTATGATGAACAATGAGGCAGCACCAAGCTATTTCAATGGAGGAAGTCTGACTCAGTACAAAGACTACAG ACAGTATGTCATCAGTCAGCTCCCGGGGCTGGAGATTCTGGATGACACTGAGGTCCTGGAGAAGGAGAGAGTCCAAGCTAGAAAAACCTACAGGCTGCAGCAGAGTACTCATGGcagcagaaagaggaaggaggattcatccaagaaacacacacacatgcagaaaaagTCAAGTACTGTCATAAGGCAATAG